From the Burkholderia sp. WP9 genome, the window ATGTTCGCGCCGCAGGTTCATCGCGACCGGCTCGCGACCTGGCCGGAACACTATCCGTGGATCGAGTCGTCTGGCCTCGCGTATTTCCGCTCGCGCATCTCGCTCGCGCAACGCGACGTGGAGCACGGGCTCGCGGTCACGCTCGATCATTTCACACGGCGCGAACAACAGGAACGCGCGCTGGAGATCCTGCAATTCAAGCTCGATATCCTGTGGACCATGCTGGATTCGATCGAAAAGGCCTTTCCGCAATGAACGACCTGCCACGCGCCGGCGGCGCCATGCAAACCGCCGATCGTCCGACCATCAACAAGCTCTTTCGTCTGCAATGGGAGCCCGCTCAGAACGCGCACGTTCTGCTCTACCCGGAAGGGATGGTGAAGCTCAATCAGAGCGCGGCGGAAATCCTCAAACGTTGCGACGGCACGCGCGATATGAACGCTCTGATCGCCGACCTGGAGCAGGCGTTCAACACGACCGGGCTGGGTCCGGACGTGCGGGCGTTCGTTGCCGACGCGCAGTTGCGCGGCTGGCTGGAGTAGCGCGATGACCGATCTCTCACAACCTGCTGCCGCGGCGCAACCTCAAGCAACGCCGGACGGTGTGGCGCCGCCGCTCTGGCTGCTCGCGGAACTGACTTATCGCTGCCCGCTGCACTGCGCGTTCTGCTACAACCCGGTCGACTATACGGATCACAGCCGCGAGTTGAGCACCGAACAATGGATCGGCGTGCTGCGCGAGGCACGCGCGCTCGGCGCCGCGCAACTGGGGTTTTCAGGCGGCGAGCCGCTGGTGCGGGATGATCTCGAAGTGCTGGTCGCCGAGGCGCGCAAGCTCGGCTTTTATACGAATCTGATCACCTCCGGCGTCGGTCTCACCGATAAGCGGCTCGGCGACCTGAAAGCGGCCGGCCTCGACCACATCCAGTTATCGTTCCAGGATTCGACGCAGGAACTGAACGACTTTCTGAGCAGCACCCGCACCTTCGATCTGAAACAGCGCGTCGCCGCATCGATCAAACAGCACGGCTTTCCGATGGTGCTCAACTGCGTGCTGCATCGCTATAACCTGCCGCACGTCGACAAGATCATCGAGATGGCGCTCGCGATGGGCGCCGAATACCTGGAGCTCGCCAACACGCAGTACTACGGCTGGGCGCATCAGAACGAAGCGCAGTTGATGCCGACTCAGGAACAGCTCGACGAAGCCGAAGCGGTAGTCGAACGCTACCGCCGCACGCAGGGCGAGCGCTGCAAGATTTTCTTCGTCGTGCCGGACTATTTCGAACGACGCCCGAAGCGCTGCATGAACGGCTGGGGCGCAGTGTTTCTCGGCGTTGCGCCAGACGGCGCTGCGCTCCCCTGCCACGCCGCACGCAGTCTGCCCGGACTCGTGCTGCCGAATGTCAAAGACACGCCGCTGCGCGAGATCTGGTACGAGAGCGACGCGTTCAACCGCTTTCGCGGCCTCGCCTGGATGAAAGAGCCGTGCCGCAGTTGCGACGAAAAGGAACGCGACCTTGGCGGCTGTCGTTGCCAGGCGTATCTACTCACCGGCGATGCGGCCAATGCCGACCCCGTCTGCGACAAGTCGCCGTCGCATGACACGGTCTTGAAGGTGGTGAACGTGGCGCGGCGCGCGGCCGCCGCAGTTGAACCGCGCGAGCAGCCGATCCTGTTTCGCAACGACGCCAATTCGCGCAAGCTGGCGTCCGTTGCGGCATGCGGGAAGACCGGCGAACACGGCGGCACAGGAGGCTGACCATGACAGCGGGAGACATTTCCGTCTTGCTCGTCGACGATCACGCGGTGGTGCGCGAGGGCTACCGGCGTCTGCTCGAACAGAATGCCGACGTGCATGTGTGCGGCGAGGCCGCCGACGCCAGTCAGGCCTATCAGCGTTTCTGCGCGCTGCGCCCGGACGTGGTGGTAATGGACGTATCGTTGCCGGGCGCCAGCGGCATCGAAGCGATGCGCCGTATGCTCGCGCGCGAGCCGGACGCTCGCGTGCTGATCTTCAGCGTGCATGAGGACGCGATTTTCGTGCGCCGCGCGCTCGATGCGGGCGCTCTCGGCTACGTGACCAAGGCCAGCGCCCCCGACGTGCTGGTGGAGGCGGTGCGCACCATCGCCCGGCGCGCCGGTTATCTGAGCCCGGATATCTCGCAGGCGCTCGCGCTGCGCAACGCGTTCAGCGAAGGTCCGCCAGGACGGCAGTTGTCGGCGCGTGAGTTCGAAGTGCTGCGACTGCTCGTGCAAGGTTATACGCTGCCGAGCATTGCCGAGAAGCTGGGGTTGAGCCAGAAGACCGTGGCGAATCATCAGTCCGTGATCCGGCAGAAATTCGGCGCCGACAATGGCGTGCAGCTCGCCCAGATGGCAAGCCGCCTCGGGCTTCAGTTCACCGGTTCGGCAAGCCCTGCGTGAGCGGGCACCCGCGCGCAGAACAGGAAACCGCCTTCCGGCTTGCTCGCCACGTGAAACTCGCCGCCTAGCGCCTCGACCCGCTCGCGCATGCCGAT encodes:
- the pqqD gene encoding pyrroloquinoline quinone biosynthesis peptide chaperone PqqD, with amino-acid sequence MQTADRPTINKLFRLQWEPAQNAHVLLYPEGMVKLNQSAAEILKRCDGTRDMNALIADLEQAFNTTGLGPDVRAFVADAQLRGWLE
- the pqqE gene encoding pyrroloquinoline quinone biosynthesis protein PqqE, encoding MTDLSQPAAAAQPQATPDGVAPPLWLLAELTYRCPLHCAFCYNPVDYTDHSRELSTEQWIGVLREARALGAAQLGFSGGEPLVRDDLEVLVAEARKLGFYTNLITSGVGLTDKRLGDLKAAGLDHIQLSFQDSTQELNDFLSSTRTFDLKQRVAASIKQHGFPMVLNCVLHRYNLPHVDKIIEMALAMGAEYLELANTQYYGWAHQNEAQLMPTQEQLDEAEAVVERYRRTQGERCKIFFVVPDYFERRPKRCMNGWGAVFLGVAPDGAALPCHAARSLPGLVLPNVKDTPLREIWYESDAFNRFRGLAWMKEPCRSCDEKERDLGGCRCQAYLLTGDAANADPVCDKSPSHDTVLKVVNVARRAAAAVEPREQPILFRNDANSRKLASVAACGKTGEHGGTGG
- a CDS encoding response regulator transcription factor, which produces MTAGDISVLLVDDHAVVREGYRRLLEQNADVHVCGEAADASQAYQRFCALRPDVVVMDVSLPGASGIEAMRRMLAREPDARVLIFSVHEDAIFVRRALDAGALGYVTKASAPDVLVEAVRTIARRAGYLSPDISQALALRNAFSEGPPGRQLSAREFEVLRLLVQGYTLPSIAEKLGLSQKTVANHQSVIRQKFGADNGVQLAQMASRLGLQFTGSASPA